The Streptomyces sp. V3I7 genome segment AGCGCACGGCCCACCGCTTCGGCGTCGCGTACGTCGGCGGCCGGGTCCTCCCGTACGTCGTACACGACCGGCTCGTGCCCACGCGCCCGCAACGCGTCGACGACATGGGACCCGATGAACCCGGTACCGCCGGTGACCAGCACTCTCATACGGCCACGCTAGGCGCGGGACGGCCGGTCAGCGCGCGCACTGACCGGCACGTCACCGCTCCGTAAGGGTTCCGTCCGTGGACTACTCGGCGGGCTCGGCAGGCAACGCGCGCCGCATCGCCTCGGCGGTGGCCGTCGGGTCGTAGCCCTCGGGGACGCCTTCCACGAGGACGATGTCACCCTCGAGGCGGCGGGCATGGCGTCCTTCCGGTCGGTCGATCGTGCGGTCGGGCTCCGTACACCGACGATCGTGCCGTGCGGAGGCTCCCGGGGCGATCACTTTCCGGTGATACGCCTCAGCCCCAGCCTCAGCCCCAGCCCCAGCCCCAGCCCCAGCCCCGTTCCTAGCCCTGGGCCTCCGCCCGGCCCCCGAACGCCCCCAGGATCCCCTCCGCCGCCAACGTCGCCGTCAACGACCCTTCCCTGACCCGCTGTTCGAGGGCGGGAGCCGCCTCCCGTACGGCCGGGTCGGCGTGCAGGCGGTCGAGGAGTTCGTCGCGGACCATGGACCACACCCACTCCACCTGCTGGTCACGCCGCTTGGCGGCCAGCCGCCCGGTGGAGTCCAGCAGCGTACGGTGCTGCTCCAGCCGTTCCCAGACGACGTCGAGCCCCATCGACTCGCGCGCGCTGCAACTCAGCACCGGCGGCGTCCAGAACGCGTCCTTGCCGTGCATCAGCCGCAGCGCGCCCGCCAGTTCACGAGCGGCGGCCTTCGCGTCGCGCTCGTGCGGGCCGTCCGCCTTGTTCACGGCGATGACGTCGGCCAGTTCCAGGACGCCCTTCTTGATGCCCTGGAGCTGGTCGCCCGTGCGGGCCAGGGTCAGGAGCAGGAAGGTGTCGACCATTCCGGCGACCGTGGTCTCCGACTGGCCGACGCCGACGGTCTCCACCAGGATCACGTCGTAACCGGCCGCCTCCATGACCACCATCGACTCACGGGTGGCCTTCGCGACCCCGCCCAGCGTGCCCGCGCTGGGGGAGGGGCGGACGAAGGCGTTCGGGTCCACCGCCAGGCGCTCCATCCGGGTCTTGTCGCCCAGGATCGAGCCGCCGGTGCGCGTCGAGGACGGGTCGACGGCGAGGACTGCCACCCGGTGCCCCAGCGAGGTCAGCAGCGTGCCGAACGCGTCGATGAACGTCGACTTGCCGACCCCCGGCACCCCGCTGATGCCGATCCGCCGCGCCCGGCCGCTGTGCGGCAGCAGCTCGGTGAGCAACTCCTGTGCCACCACCCGGTGTTGCGGGCGGGTGGACTCGACGAGCGTGATGGCGCGGGCCACCAGGGCCCGCTTCCCGTCGAGCACACCCTTCACATAGGTGTCGAGATCGATCGGTGCCATCGCGCCGTCTACAGGTCGTGGCCGAGGTCGGCCGACAGCCGCCGCACCAGGTCGTACGCCGCGTCCGGGATCACCGTCCCGGGCGGGAACACGGCCGCGGCGCCCATCTCCAGCAGGGTCGGCACGTCCTGCGGCGGGATCACCCCGCCGACGACGATCATGATGTCCTCCCGGCCCTCCTCGGCGAGCTTCTCGCGCAGCGCCGGTACGAGGGTGAGGTGACCGGCGGCCAGCGAGGACACGCCGACCACGTGGACGTCCGCCTCGACCGCCTGGCGGGCGACCTCCTCCGGCGTCTGGAACAGCGGGCCGACGTCGACGTCGAAGCCGAGGTCGGCGAAGGCGGTGGCGATCACCTTCTGACCGCGGTCGTGGCCGTCCTGCCCCATCTTGGCGACCAGGATGCGCGGGCGGCGGCCCTCGGCCTCCTCGAAGGCGTCCACCAGGGCACGGGTGCGGTCCACGTTCGGCGACTCACCTGTTTCGTTGCGGTACACGCCGGAGATCGTACGGATCTGGCTCGCGTGCCGGCCGTACACCTTCTCCAGGGCGTCGGAGATCTCGCCGACGGTGGCCTTGGCGCGGGCCGCGTGCACCGCCAGCTCCAGCAGGTTGCCGTCGCCGTCGGCCGCCCGCGTGAGCGCGTCCAGCGCGTCCCGGCACGCGGTCTCGTCCCGCTCCTCGCGCAGCCGCCGCAGCTTCTCGATCTGCTGGGCGCGTACGGATGAGTTGTCGACCTTGAGGACCTCGATCTGTTCGTCGGAGTCCACCCGGTACTTGTTGACGCCGATCACCGGCTGGCGCCCGGAGTCGATCCGGGCCTGCGTGCGGGCCGCGGCCTCCTCCACGCGCAGCTTCGGAATGCCGGCGTCGATGGCCTGCGCCATGCCGCCCGCCTGCTCGACCTCCTGGATGTGCTGCCACGCCTTGCGGGCGAGGTCGTACGTCAGCTTCTCGACGTACGCGCTGCCGCCCCACGGGTCGATGGTCCGGGTCGTGCCGGACTCCTGCTGGATGAGCAACTGGGTGTTGCGGGCGATGCGCGCCGAGAAGTCGGTGGGCAACGCCAGTGCCTCGTCGAGGGCGTTGGTGTGCAGCGACTGGGTGTGACCCTGGGTCGCCGCCATCGCCTCCACGCATGTACGCGTGACGTTGTTGAACACGTCCTGCGCGGTCAGCGACCAGCCCGAGGTCTGCGAATGGGTGCGCAGCGAGAGCGACTTGGCGTTATTCGGGTCGAACTGACCGACCAGCTTGGCCCACAGCAGACGGGCCGCGCGCAACTTCGCGATCTCCATGAAGAAGTTCATGCCGATCGCCCAGAAGAAGGACAGCCGGGGCGCGAACGCGTCGACGTCCAGGCCCGCTTCCCGCCCGGCGCGGATGTACTCGACCCCGTCGGCGAGGGTGTACGCCAGCTCCAGGTCGGCCGTCGCACCCGCCTCTTGGATGTGGTAGCCCGAGATGGAGATGGAGTTGTAGCGGGGCATCCGCTGCGAGGTGTACGCGAAGATGTCGGAGATGATCCGCATCGACGGCTTCGGCGGATAGATGTAGGTGTTGCGGACCATGAACTCCTTGAGGATGTCGTTCTGGATGGTCCCGGCCAACTTCTCGGGCGGTACGCCCTGTTCCTCCGCCGCCACGATGTACAGCGCCAGCACCGGCAGCACGGCGCCGTTCATCGTCATCGACACGGACATCTTGTCCAGCGGGATGCCGTCGAACAACTGCCGCATGTCGAGAATCGAGTCGATGGCCACGCCCGCCATGCCGACGTCGCCCGTCACGCGCGGGTGGTCGCTGTCGTAACCCCGGTGCGTGGGCAGGTCGAAGGCGACCGACAGGCCCTTCTGGCCGGCCGCGAGGTTGCGCCGGTAGAACGCGTTGGACTCCTCGGCCGTGGAGAAGCCCGCGTACTGGCGGATCGTCCAGGGCTGGTTGACGTACATCGTCGGGTACGGGCCGCGCAGATACGGCGCGACGCCCGGGTACGTCCCCAGGAAGTCCAGGCCCTCCACGTCACCCGGCGTGTACAGCGACTTGACGCCGATGCCCTCCGGGGTCACCCACAGTGGCTCCTCGCTGCCCGTCGCCCGCTT includes the following:
- the meaB gene encoding methylmalonyl Co-A mutase-associated GTPase MeaB, which gives rise to MAPIDLDTYVKGVLDGKRALVARAITLVESTRPQHRVVAQELLTELLPHSGRARRIGISGVPGVGKSTFIDAFGTLLTSLGHRVAVLAVDPSSTRTGGSILGDKTRMERLAVDPNAFVRPSPSAGTLGGVAKATRESMVVMEAAGYDVILVETVGVGQSETTVAGMVDTFLLLTLARTGDQLQGIKKGVLELADVIAVNKADGPHERDAKAAARELAGALRLMHGKDAFWTPPVLSCSARESMGLDVVWERLEQHRTLLDSTGRLAAKRRDQQVEWVWSMVRDELLDRLHADPAVREAAPALEQRVREGSLTATLAAEGILGAFGGRAEAQG
- the scpA gene encoding methylmalonyl-CoA mutase produces the protein MRIPDFSGIDLGAPVADGTPEEWRTAVKRATGSEEPLWVTPEGIGVKSLYTPGDVEGLDFLGTYPGVAPYLRGPYPTMYVNQPWTIRQYAGFSTAEESNAFYRRNLAAGQKGLSVAFDLPTHRGYDSDHPRVTGDVGMAGVAIDSILDMRQLFDGIPLDKMSVSMTMNGAVLPVLALYIVAAEEQGVPPEKLAGTIQNDILKEFMVRNTYIYPPKPSMRIISDIFAYTSQRMPRYNSISISGYHIQEAGATADLELAYTLADGVEYIRAGREAGLDVDAFAPRLSFFWAIGMNFFMEIAKLRAARLLWAKLVGQFDPNNAKSLSLRTHSQTSGWSLTAQDVFNNVTRTCVEAMAATQGHTQSLHTNALDEALALPTDFSARIARNTQLLIQQESGTTRTIDPWGGSAYVEKLTYDLARKAWQHIQEVEQAGGMAQAIDAGIPKLRVEEAAARTQARIDSGRQPVIGVNKYRVDSDEQIEVLKVDNSSVRAQQIEKLRRLREERDETACRDALDALTRAADGDGNLLELAVHAARAKATVGEISDALEKVYGRHASQIRTISGVYRNETGESPNVDRTRALVDAFEEAEGRRPRILVAKMGQDGHDRGQKVIATAFADLGFDVDVGPLFQTPEEVARQAVEADVHVVGVSSLAAGHLTLVPALREKLAEEGREDIMIVVGGVIPPQDVPTLLEMGAAAVFPPGTVIPDAAYDLVRRLSADLGHDL